Proteins encoded within one genomic window of Thermostichus vulcanus str. 'Rupite':
- a CDS encoding TldD/PmbA family protein encodes MVQVELLAEQAQSCAKRLGIRQFDLYGAQVDETSVQVDQGDPRQVKASNRSSVTVRAWNDQGQVGVTSTTDVDEAGLELALQTAFEASHFGVREHAPQFSPEATLPIAQSSNNKAPLALASDLLEQLVAAEKELLGSHPAIQGVPYNGLAQRQIDRFYLNSEQALRQEGHTLTSMFLYSKAEQEGRKPRSGGALRVSRSLEELDIQGCVKEAAEKLISHLDYERIPSGKYTVVFSGEAFLSLLGAFSNVFNAQSILDNQSLSTPESLGTTIASPLLSVCDDALHPTKVGAISFDGEGTPTRRVPLITNGVLTHFLHSAGTAKRLGAKPTGHANIGAKVTVGSHYYHVFAGSPPESTYDLATAENVVWIDELQALHAGVKPLQGSFSLPFQGWWVRHGERISIEAATVAGDFLQVLKSIVYVEPEPQLTPGGLCPRIWVDDLSITGQ; translated from the coding sequence ATTGTGCAAGTAGAACTCTTGGCAGAACAAGCGCAAAGCTGTGCAAAACGGCTGGGGATCCGTCAATTTGATCTGTATGGGGCGCAGGTGGACGAAACCAGCGTACAGGTGGATCAAGGGGATCCCCGGCAGGTGAAAGCCTCCAACCGTTCCAGCGTGACGGTGCGGGCCTGGAATGACCAAGGACAGGTGGGAGTAACCTCCACAACCGATGTAGATGAAGCGGGTTTAGAACTGGCCTTGCAAACCGCCTTTGAAGCCAGCCATTTTGGTGTCCGGGAACATGCCCCGCAATTTAGCCCGGAAGCGACTCTACCCATCGCCCAATCCTCCAACAATAAAGCACCCCTGGCTCTGGCCAGCGACCTGCTGGAGCAATTGGTGGCCGCCGAAAAAGAATTGCTGGGATCCCATCCCGCCATTCAAGGGGTGCCCTACAACGGCTTGGCCCAGCGCCAGATTGACCGCTTCTACCTCAATAGCGAACAAGCCCTCCGGCAGGAAGGCCATACCCTGACTTCGATGTTTCTCTACAGCAAAGCGGAACAGGAGGGGCGCAAACCCCGCAGTGGAGGAGCTCTGCGGGTCAGCCGCAGCCTAGAAGAGCTGGATATTCAGGGTTGTGTCAAGGAAGCTGCCGAGAAATTGATCAGTCACCTAGACTATGAGCGGATCCCGTCCGGCAAGTACACCGTCGTCTTTTCTGGGGAAGCGTTTTTAAGTTTGTTGGGGGCATTCTCCAATGTGTTCAATGCCCAGAGCATTTTGGATAACCAAAGCCTGTCCACCCCTGAGTCCTTGGGGACCACCATTGCCTCACCCCTGTTGTCGGTGTGTGACGATGCATTGCATCCCACGAAGGTGGGGGCAATTAGTTTTGATGGGGAAGGCACCCCAACCCGCCGCGTCCCTCTGATTACCAATGGGGTGCTGACCCACTTTCTCCACAGTGCAGGTACAGCCAAACGTTTGGGAGCTAAGCCCACCGGACATGCCAATATCGGCGCTAAGGTCACGGTGGGATCCCATTACTACCATGTGTTCGCTGGATCTCCTCCGGAAAGCACCTATGACCTGGCTACTGCTGAGAATGTGGTCTGGATTGATGAACTGCAAGCCTTACACGCCGGAGTTAAACCCTTGCAAGGATCCTTTTCCTTGCCTTTCCAAGGCTGGTGGGTACGCCATGGGGAGCGCATCAGCATTGAGGCGGCCACGGTAGCCGGAGATTTTCTCCAGGTCTTGAAGTCCATTGTTTATGTGGAGCCAGAGCCACAACTGACACCGGGGGGGCTGTGCCCGCGCATTTGGGTTGATGATCTTTCCATAACCGGCCAATGA